A genomic window from Myxococcales bacterium includes:
- a CDS encoding AAA family ATPase codes for MAIASDRAPASSRPNKRGGEHREVRHIALVTLELAPQQVLTEGERARLARAILRLRPMLDDMAYKRGARWQWTSDFQARAVVGLTARHARAPSDSAWLALETHEALAALADDLPAPVSATMTLVRGIASGIRDASGNLVRYTLHDPVTYLADTLSRKTPPNTTWVAGGLYRLVRREFRWGDAPSLDFPSDTDVPNLRRRCASTRSSAASREERDRLGASPHDLVGRDAEKAELVAAYHAAMNATSHDKMSARAVVGELGIGKTALVHSFLAELPPNARIVRAECSPVRMEVPFATIAELVRSAAALTGEESYAEVVEVLGPAGGPGAKGDNPMVARLAELVTNRPSGQGDNDDAAYQKRLLVTSVRNLLGAFAADGPVVLVAEGLQWADKPSLDVLADLLKSTDPLPILVVLVTRPDERLAPLLEGKVRIELHGLSGDQQVRLVETRIGVKEGVREVCAELLPRVGGNPFFLLELVDALLERGVLEIREDALVRAEEGEREFFLPQTLEQLLADRIEELPPRERRIVDWLAIAGGPLAVPDLERLLAEGSSVPSVATEPAARLCERGFAIGAGATSTSATRSRATSPTERSLPPREPECTRRSASTSPAPRSRGVSPRRSWPAILPAATTASARRTTTSRRPPRRARPTRRRSPSVITSAPSSSSPSTTREGSSRTRRSRASTGCSAASAIASRSSRACARARATSVRLEACASRSSVRPASISTKGGCPTACRSPGRPPKSPAAPASFSWRSRPSRSRASCRELGDAGGARGGRPRARRREPRRERQRAAAAARRRAALSRVLLRRVGRVREAVDDYVQAIAIYRKSGAHRQEARAKNALAYAMFRARSLRRRHRARVRVDPNRPLRGRPVPAAKTLANIGHAYSRLGDVPRAAAYLQRARCPERYADKDGRTDTLLVSAGGRSRQRRSRRGGWRAHGLVVGAAIAQARREPQKAIELAIEARRMAEKQALVAYHFYAFAIEASARVDAGEVHSATLLATTALGAVEALQGSEYGLDVRTLCADALKRAGPQAAAT; via the coding sequence GTGGCTGGCCTTGGAGACCCACGAGGCCCTCGCCGCGCTGGCGGACGATCTCCCCGCGCCCGTGTCGGCCACGATGACGCTGGTCCGCGGGATCGCCTCGGGCATCCGCGACGCGAGCGGGAACCTCGTCCGGTACACGTTGCACGATCCGGTCACCTACCTGGCCGACACGCTCAGCCGGAAGACCCCGCCGAACACCACGTGGGTCGCGGGCGGGCTCTACCGCCTCGTGCGCCGGGAGTTTCGCTGGGGCGACGCGCCGAGCCTCGACTTCCCGAGCGACACCGACGTCCCAAACCTCCGCCGACGATGCGCATCTACACGCTCGAGCGCAGCCTCGCGGGAGGAGCGCGATCGGCTCGGGGCGTCGCCGCACGATTTGGTCGGGCGGGACGCGGAGAAGGCCGAGCTGGTCGCGGCGTACCACGCGGCGATGAACGCCACGAGCCACGACAAGATGAGCGCGCGCGCCGTCGTCGGTGAGCTCGGTATCGGCAAGACCGCGCTCGTCCACAGCTTCCTCGCCGAGCTGCCGCCGAACGCGCGGATCGTGCGCGCCGAGTGCTCGCCGGTGCGGATGGAGGTGCCGTTCGCGACGATCGCCGAGCTCGTCCGATCGGCCGCCGCGCTCACGGGCGAGGAGAGCTACGCGGAGGTCGTCGAGGTGCTCGGGCCCGCGGGCGGACCCGGCGCGAAGGGGGACAACCCCATGGTCGCGCGGCTCGCCGAGCTCGTGACGAACCGCCCGTCTGGACAGGGCGACAACGACGACGCGGCTTACCAGAAGCGCCTGCTCGTCACGAGCGTGCGCAACCTCCTCGGCGCGTTCGCCGCCGATGGCCCCGTCGTGCTCGTCGCCGAGGGCCTGCAGTGGGCCGACAAGCCGAGCCTCGACGTCCTCGCGGATCTGCTGAAATCCACGGATCCACTGCCTATTTTGGTGGTCCTCGTGACCCGACCCGACGAGCGTCTCGCCCCCCTCCTCGAGGGCAAGGTGCGCATCGAGCTGCACGGCCTCTCGGGCGACCAGCAGGTGCGGCTCGTCGAGACACGCATCGGCGTGAAGGAGGGGGTCCGCGAGGTGTGCGCCGAGCTGCTCCCGCGCGTGGGGGGCAATCCGTTCTTCTTGCTCGAGCTCGTCGACGCGCTCCTCGAGCGGGGCGTCCTCGAGATCCGGGAGGATGCCCTGGTCCGCGCCGAGGAGGGCGAGCGCGAGTTCTTCCTCCCCCAGACGCTCGAGCAGCTCCTCGCCGACCGCATCGAGGAGCTCCCGCCTCGTGAGCGGCGCATCGTGGACTGGCTCGCGATCGCGGGCGGTCCGCTCGCCGTCCCCGACCTGGAGCGGTTGCTCGCTGAGGGGAGCTCCGTCCCGAGCGTGGCCACCGAGCCCGCCGCCCGCCTCTGCGAGCGGGGGTTCGCGATCGGCGCGGGAGCGACCTCGACTTCCGCCACCCGCTCACGCGCGACGTCGCCTACGGAGCGCTCTCTGCCACCGCGCGAGCCCGAATGCACAAGGCGCTCGGCGAGCACCTCACCGGCACCCCGCTCGCGAGGGGTGTCTCCGCGGCGATCGTGGCCAGCCATTTTGCCCGCGGCGACGACGGCGAGCGCGCGGCGCACTACTACATCGAGGCGGCCACCGCGGCGCGCACGACCTACCAGACGCCGCTCGCCGTCCGTTATTACAAGCGCGCCCTCCTCCAGCTCACCATCGACGACCCGCGAAGGCTCGTCGCGCACGAGGCGCTCGAGGGCATCTACCGGATGCTCGGCCGCAAGCGCGATCGCGTCGCGCAGCTCGAGGGCATGCGCGCGTGCGCGCGCCACGTCGGTACGCCTCGAAGCGTGTGCCTCGCGTTCCTCCGTACGGCCCGCTTCGATCTCGACGAAGGGCGGCTGCCCCACGGCCTGCCGATCGCCCGGAAGGCCGCCCAAATCGCCCGCGGCTCCGGCTTCCTTCAGCTGGAGATCGAGGCCGAGTCGCTCACGAGCGAGCTGTCGCGAGCTCGGCGACGCAGGCGGCGCTCGCGGCGGCCGACCGCGCGCTCGCCGCCGCGAACCCCGACGTGAACGCCAACGTGCCGCCGCGGCTGCGCGCCGACGCGCTGCGCTCTCGCGGGTGCTGCTCCGTCGTGTGGGGCGAGTGCGCGAGGCCGTGGACGACTACGTGCAGGCGATCGCGATCTACCGCAAGAGCGGCGCGCATCGCCAAGAGGCGCGGGCCAAAAACGCGCTCGCCTACGCCATGTTCCGTGCAAGGTCGCTACGAAGACGCCATCGCGCTCGCGTTCGAGTCGATCCAAATCGACCTCTCCGTGGGCGGCCGGTTCCAGCCGCCAAGACGCTCGCCAACATCGGGCACGCCTACTCGCGCCTCGGCGACGTGCCACGCGCGGCGGCCTACCTCCAGCGCGCGCGATGCCCAGAGCGCTACGCCGACAAAGACGGTCGCACCGACACGCTGCTCGTGAGCGCCGGAGGTCGCTCTCGACAACGGCGCTCTCGAAGAGGCGGGTGGCGGGCGCACGGGCTGGTCGTGGGCGCGGCGATCGCGCAGGCGCGCCGCGAGCCTCAGAAGGCCATCGAGCTCGCGATCGAGGCCCGGCGGATGGCCGAGAAGCAGGCGCTCGTGGCCTATCATTTCTACGCGTTCGCGATCGAGGCCTCGGCCCGCGTCGACGCGGGCGAGGTGCACTCGGCCACCCTGCTCGCGACCACCGCCCTCGGCGCGGTCGAGGCGCTCCAAGGCAGCGAGTACGGGCTCGACGTGCGCACCTTGTGCGCCGACGCGCTGAAGCGCGCGGGTCCCCAGGCGGCCGCCACGTGA